GGCAAGCGGTTGGCAGCCCCCCTCCTGATCGGGGCGATGACCGGCGGGGCGAAACTTGCCGCCACCATCAACCGCAACCTGGCAGCCGCGGCCCAAGAGCTGGGCATCGGCATGATGCTCGGCTCGCAGCGGGTGATGCTGGTCGACCCGGACAGCGCCGAGACCTTCGCAGTACGCGAGGTGGCCCCCGACATCCTGCTGGTCGGCAACATCGGGCTCGCGCAGCTCGGCAACATCGCACCCGCAGCACAGCTCAACACGCTGGTCCAGCGAGTGGGCGCGGACGCGCTGGCGGTGCACACCAATCCACTGCAGGAGGCCGTGCAGCCCGGCGGCGACACCGACTTCACCGGAGGGGTGTATCGCCTCGCCGAGCTCACCCACGCGGTCGAATTCCCGGTGCTACTCAAGGAGGTCGGCCACGGCATCAGCGGCGCCGCGGCCCGCCGCCTCGGCGGGTGCCGACTGGCCGCCATCGATGTCGCGGGCGCGGGCGGCACCTCGTGGGCCCGCGTCGAGCAGTTCGTGCGCTTCGGCGCGATCACGTCACCAGAGCTTGCCGAATGGGGCATTCCCACGGCCGAGGCCCTCGTCGAGGTGCGCGCCGAGCTACCGCATATGCCCCTCATCGGTTCGGGAGGCATTCGCACCGGCATGGACGCCGCCAAGGCGATCGCGCTGGGTGCCAGCGTGGTGTCGGTGGCGCTGCCACTCCTGGCACCGGCGGTGCAATCGCCGCAGGCGGTAATCGCCTGGCTTGAACAATTCCTCGACGAGCTACGCATCGCCATGCACTGCGCCGACGTCAACACCATCGCGGGTCTGCGGCGAATTTCTCTGCGTCCCCGTTCAAGCCCCCGCTAAACAGGAGAAACCCGTCATACACTGCGGGAGTCACACCGTGTTGGCTGTGTTGTGGGTCCCAGGAGGTTCTTGGCATGAATATCCAATTCGGGGGACGTAGGAAGTTTCGGGTTGCGACGCGAACCCTTGCGGTCGCCGTCGCGGTGCTGTTGGTGTCGGCCGGTCTCGTCCGCGCGCCCAGCGCACGCGCCGACGATCTACTCAATTTCACCGGTACCACCGTCTCGGGTGCACCCTTCAACGGCGCCAGCCTCAAGGGCAAGCCGGTGGTGTTGTGGTTCTGGGCGGCCTACTGCCCGTTCTGCAATGGCGAAGGGCCACACGTGAGTGCGGTGTCGGCAGCCAATCCACGCGTCACCTTCGTGGGTATCTCGGGCCGCGGATCCGTCGGGGAAATGGAGGGATTCATCTCGCGCTATAACCTCCACTTCACCAACCTCAACGACGCCGACGGTTCGTTGTGGCGGCAGTTCGGTGTGCCCTGGCAGCCAGCGTATTTGTTCATCAACTCCAACGGCACCTCGGATTTTGTGAACAACCCGACGTCGTCGATGTCCGAGCAGGAGCTCAGTGACCGGGTGAAGGCACTGACCTGACGTCACTGGCCTTCGCAGCCGGGCTGATCGCAGCGCTCAACCCGTGCGGTTTCGCATTGCTACCGGTCTATCTCGCGCTCGTGGTGCGCGGCCCCGGGGCACAGATCGGGAAATCGCGGGCGCTGGCCCGGGCCGTCATAGCCACCGTGGTGATGGCGGCCGGATTCGTGGCGGTGTTCACTGTCTTCGGGCTGTTGACGGTTTCGGTGGCGTCAGTTGTGCAACGTTATTTGCCTTTTGTGACAGTGGTTTTCGGAATCGGGCTGGTGATCCTCGGCCTGTGGTTACTGTCCGGCCGCGACATCATCGCGCTCATGCCCAAGGTGTTGGACGCGAACGCACCCACGACACGACTCGGCTCGATGTTCGGCTATGGCGTGGGATACGCAGTGGCGTCGCTGTCCTGCACCATCGGCCCGTTTCTCGCCGTGACCAGTACCACCTTCGAGAGTGGCTCCCTGTTCGACGGCGTCATGGTCTATCTGGCCTATGCCGCCGGCATCACCCTGGTGGTGGGAACGCTGGCGGTATCCACCGCGCTGGCCAGCACGGTGCTGTTGAACGGCATGCGCCGCGCGCTGCCGTACCTGAACCGAATCAGCGGCGCCATCCTGCTCGTCGTCGGCGCCTACGTCGGCTACTACGGCAGCTATGAGGTCAGGCTGTTCCACGCCAACGGCAATCCCGACGATCCGATCATCAACGCGGCCGGGAAGATTCAGCGCACTATCTCGGGCTGGGTGTACTTGCACGGCGCGTGGCCGTGGTTGTTCGTCCTCGGTCTGGTGGCGGTCGGCGCGGCCATCTGGTGGCGCACCAACGTTTCGGAACCGCCGAGGAATTAGCCCCCTGGGCGTAGCATCATATGCATGACTAGCAATGAGACCATGGAATCCGAAAAGACTGGGTCCTGCAACAACCCCAACTGCGCCTGCGCCGACTGTCAGTGTGGATCCAGTTGTAGCTGCGGCAGCGACAAGTAACCCCAGGGAATACCGGGGGCGGGCCTATGCGTTCGCCGTGAGGTGACCGCACCCGAGTTTGCCCCATACGGATTCTTCACTCTCTACTCGGCGGTGGACGCCGAGCTGCTGCGTACCGTCGAGAACCTTGGATTTGATACC
The nucleotide sequence above comes from Mycobacteroides saopaulense. Encoded proteins:
- the fni gene encoding type 2 isopentenyl-diphosphate Delta-isomerase, with translation MQYVTRTTGLERLDLPYMALPNSSLAGVDLSTEFLGKRLAAPLLIGAMTGGAKLAATINRNLAAAAQELGIGMMLGSQRVMLVDPDSAETFAVREVAPDILLVGNIGLAQLGNIAPAAQLNTLVQRVGADALAVHTNPLQEAVQPGGDTDFTGGVYRLAELTHAVEFPVLLKEVGHGISGAAARRLGGCRLAAIDVAGAGGTSWARVEQFVRFGAITSPELAEWGIPTAEALVEVRAELPHMPLIGSGGIRTGMDAAKAIALGASVVSVALPLLAPAVQSPQAVIAWLEQFLDELRIAMHCADVNTIAGLRRISLRPRSSPR
- a CDS encoding protein disulfide oxidoreductase, which encodes MNIQFGGRRKFRVATRTLAVAVAVLLVSAGLVRAPSARADDLLNFTGTTVSGAPFNGASLKGKPVVLWFWAAYCPFCNGEGPHVSAVSAANPRVTFVGISGRGSVGEMEGFISRYNLHFTNLNDADGSLWRQFGVPWQPAYLFINSNGTSDFVNNPTSSMSEQELSDRVKALT
- a CDS encoding cytochrome c biogenesis CcdA family protein; its protein translation is MTSLAFAAGLIAALNPCGFALLPVYLALVVRGPGAQIGKSRALARAVIATVVMAAGFVAVFTVFGLLTVSVASVVQRYLPFVTVVFGIGLVILGLWLLSGRDIIALMPKVLDANAPTTRLGSMFGYGVGYAVASLSCTIGPFLAVTSTTFESGSLFDGVMVYLAYAAGITLVVGTLAVSTALASTVLLNGMRRALPYLNRISGAILLVVGAYVGYYGSYEVRLFHANGNPDDPIINAAGKIQRTISGWVYLHGAWPWLFVLGLVAVGAAIWWRTNVSEPPRN